The genomic window AGCTAGTTCATAAATTCCTACACTATCTTTACCCCAAATTTGCTTCAGTCCTTCTTCTAAGACTGGTTGCCAAACAGCCGTTCGGCAGGCAATACGAAGATGTAAACGCTGGATATGATTCTGATAAAGTTTGAACTCGTCAACTAGAAGCGTTGCTAATGTCTTTATTCGTAGCAAGCATTCATCAAGACTATCTAAAAAAATATGTAACTGATGAGTGCCTTTTAACCATTGAGTAAATTCTAGACTGTCAAATAATCTGCCAACCAGTCTGTCTTCACTTCCATAGGAACGGATATCTAACGGAAGTACCTGACCACCTTGTTTTTGAATTTCGCTAATAATTTCATTTTTCTCTGCCTCTATAGTATGACTTTTGCCAATACCTGGCTCACCCAAGAGTGCTAAACATGGTAAGGCGGATATAGCCTCGAAGGTTACTAAATCTGGATTGTATATTTTTCCCCACTTCTCTTCTGGGTTGCACAGATAACCACCATCAGCTAGATTAATGCGACCTGACCGAGGACACCAGAACCGCTTCCATTCGTAATCCTGATTTAGCATTTTCACCGACTAGAGGCTGAAAACATTTTTACTATGTTAACCTCACTAACCCTTAATGATGCCCCTTCACAGACGAGTTTTCGAGATAAATCTTTCTGCGATCGCCTTCAAAATCTCAACTTTCAACCTTTGAACTCGGAAGTTGCACCTTTTTACTCGAACGTTGAGCCTCTGAACTCGGAAGTTGAACCTTTTTGCTCGAACGTTGAGCCTTTGAACTCGGAAGTTGAACCTTTTTGCTCGAACGTTGAGCCTTTGAACTCGGAAGTTGAACCTTTTTGCTCGAACGTTGAGCCTCTGAACTCGGAACTTCGACCTTTTTGCTCGAATGTTGAGCTTCTGAGGTTGAAACTTGAGGGTTTGAGGTTGGATGATGAGGGTTAGAAGGCGATCGCTTCTTCTACTCAAACCTGTCAACAATATTACAACTCTCCCTGAATAACACGGGCAATGCTACAGGTGTGGGAGAGAATACGACTCATCGCATTAATCATCTCCAAATGAATGGAGCTGGCATTAAGACTCACAGAATCTCCTGAACTGAGATGCTGGTGATGCCTTAGATAAATTTCCCGCTTAATTTGGTTGAGTGACTGCCGCTGCGCCAAAACTTCACCTGCGATCGTTGGATCTTGTGCAGCCAGCCCTGTCAGTGTTTTTTGCAGCAGTGCCAGCACATCACCGTGGTAAGCAACAATGTCGTTCCACTCTTGCTGAGAAAAAGCAATTTGTTTGCGTCGTTTGCGTCGAGCTAATCGCATGAGTTGTCGGTCGATGATGTCGCCAATTGCCTCTAACTCCGTACTGATATAAAGCAATGTCAACTCCCGTTGCGACTGTTCCTCCGTCAGTAATTCATCGTTGAGTTGAATTAGGTAATGCTTGATAGCAGTTTCCAAATCGTCAAGCTGGTTATCAAGTGCCCCAATCTGTTTAGGCAAATCTTTCACCCCGTCTTCAAACGCCTGAATACTAAGCTGTAGCATCTCTGTTGCCAAATCCGCCATCCGCAGAATTTCGCGCATTGCTTGACCGAGTGCGACGGCAGGTAATGTCAACGCATTGGGATCAAGATAGCGCACACTCAGTTTCTTTTCTGCTTCAGGTTCTGGTAGCAGTCTGGTAGCGAAGTCTGCAAGTGAATTTGCTAATGGTACAAAAACGATCGCCAGGATCAAGTTGAATCCCAGGTGTGCCAATGCTACTTGTGTTGATGGATTGGGCAACAGACGAGTCAATAACACCGCCAAGGGATTCAGCAATGCCAACGCCAATACTCCCCCAGCCAGCCTCGTGCCAACATAAATGAATCCTAGTCGGCGGGCAACGACGCTGCCTCGGTTCAATGCAGTGAGTAACGGCATGAGTGTTGTGCCAATATTGGCACCTAGTGTTACTGCCAGAGCAGCTTCCAGTGGGAGGGCATGTGCCCCAGCTAGTACCATTACAATTCCAATCACCGCGATGCTGGAGACAAACACTGCTGCCAGCAGCACCCCCAGTAGGATCAACACCAGGGGAGACTGAGAGAGTACCTGCATAATGTCATTCGTAATCGAACTATCGGCAATGGGGGCACTACTGGCGTCAATCATCGCCAAACCCTGCAACACCAATCCAAAACTGAATACGCCACGCCCAAGATCCCGCACAGCCTTGCGTCGGGTCAACAAAGCAAATGCTGCCGCTAAACCCAGAAACTCTTGTGCATAGTCAGTGATGTGGAAAGCCAGCAGTTGCACTACCAATGTAGAGCCAACCGCAGCTCCCTGTAGCATGATCACTGCCGTTGCTAATGGCACCAACTGGGCGCTGACTAGTCCCACCATCACTGAGGCAGTTGCTGTGGAGCTTTGGGTTAGCATGGTTACGATCATACCTGACACAAAAGCTGCAATTGGACGCTTCGCCAGCGTGATCATGGCAAGCCGCAGACGTGAACCCAATGCCCGCTCCATTGCATCGGTAACTTGTTTTACACCATAGAGAAGCAGCGTGGAACCCCCAATTAACAGTATCAGGATTTGTGTAGGGTCGTGAGTCTTGAGCATCAGCACACTTACCTTACTAAGGTTTTAAAAAACACTTAGGTCAAAAGACTTACCGTATTTTAATAGTAATTTAGGAAGAAGTTAAAATCAGGTTAAATAAACATCGTACGGTGTATTCAAGAAATACCCAAAATACAGAATTCTAATGAAATAGGATAAGTCTTTTCAAGGTGGGTAAAAATATTGGTCAATCAATCCCTTTTTAACCTCTTACCTCTGTGTTATCTGCATCTGGAGTGGTTAGATAAATTACTTTTAAACTGTAGAGGCACAGAGAAAACTCGGAGCGGCGGCTTCTGCTGTTGGCGCAGCCCGCCGCAGGCATCGCAATCCCGATTGACAAACCGGGGTTTAATTTCCTCGTGACTCTTGTCAAACAATTTTGGATTTTGGATTTTGGATTTTGGATTAACCCCGTGCCTCTTGGGTACGGGGCTTGAAGATTTTAGATTGACGATTTTGAATTTATTCCGCCCACCAGGGGCGGGGCATGAACCGAAGTAATTCTTGGTTTTTTAATCTAAAATCTAAAATCTAAAATCTAAAATTCGTAGTCAATTCACTCCCCATTACCCCTTATCCCTAAAGAGACCTTCCCCATTTACAGAATAAATTTATCGCCAGAATGATGCTCATTGGTACCACTAGCATCTAAGCTAGTACGGGTGAACTATATCCAGTATGGAATGTCTGACTTAATTCTGTTTTGGCATCGGCGCGATTTACGCATTTCTGACAATACGGGACTAGCTGCGGCAAAACAGCAGAGTCCGAAAGTGGTGGGCGTGTTTTGCCTTGATCCGCATATTCTGGAACGGGATGATGTTGCTCCTGCCAGAGTAACTTATATGATTGGGTGTTTGCAGAAACTCCAAGAGCGATATGCTAAAGTTGGTAGCCAGTTATTAATACTCCACGCCAATCCTGTACAAGCGATACCAGCTTTAGCAGAGGCTTTAACAGCCAAAGCTGTTTTTTGGAATTGGGATGTAGAACCTTATTCGCAAGAACGCGATCGCACCGTTATAAATGCCCTCAAAGAAAAAGGTATTCAGTTTCTTAATCAAAACTGGGATCAAATCCTCAACTCCCCAGATGAGTTACGCACGGGTGGTAACAGTCCTTACACGGTTTACACCCCCTTCTGGAAAAATTGGATTAGCAAACCGAAGGCTCAACCAGTAGAAACACTGCAAAATGTTGAGGGGTTAACGGCAGCTGAACAGGAAATTGCAAAACTTGCAGGAGCGTTGACATTACCTTCAGCGAAAGATTTAGGATTTATTTGGGATGGAGAATTGATTATTTCACCCGGAGAGGCGGCCGCGCAAGAACGGCTAGAGGAATTTACTGCTAAAGCTATTACTGAATACCAAGAACAGCGAAATTTTCCGGCAGTGGACGGAACATCGCAACTGAGTGCAGCTTTGAAATTTGGCGTAATTGGCATTCGCACCGTTTGGCAAGCCACCATAGAAGCACAAGAAAATAGCCGCAGTGAGGAAACAGCAGTTAATATTCGCACATGGCAACAGGAATTAGCTTGGCGAGAGTTTTATCAACATGCAATGTATAACTTTCCCGAATTAGCTGATGGTGCTTTCCGTGACACCTTCAAAAACTTTCCTTGGGAAACTAACGAAGAATATTTCCAAGCTTGGTGTGAGGGGAGAACTGGCTACCCGATTGTAGATGCAGCAATGCGTCAGTTAAACGAAAGCGGCTGGATGCACAACCGCTGTCGGATGATTGTTGCCAGTTTCCTCACCAAAGACTTGCTAATTAATCCCCAATTGGGAGAAAAATATTTTATGCAAAAGTTGATTGACGGAGATTTATCTGCCAATAATGGCGGTTGGCAATGGAGTGCTTCTAGCGGCATGGACCCCAAACCTGTGCGGATTTTCAACCCAGCCAGTCAAACACAAAAATTCGATCCAGAAGGGGAATATATTCGGCAATGGGTATCAGAATTGCGGTCTGTAGATCCAGAATATTTAGTTACTGGTAAAATTCCACCTTTAGAACGTCATGCTGTTGGCTATCCTGATCCAATTGTGGATCACAAAATCCAACAACAGCAGTTTAAACAGCGTTATCAACAGCAAAAAACTGTTAGTAGAGGTGAGTAAAATGGTTAGTTTTTTAATAGACATAACCGAAAATGAAGTAGGCACAATTCATGAATTGTGCTTACTAAGGATTCTGGGCGACGCATAATTAATTTATGGAAATGTCTAATATTTAGTTAAGGCTGATATGGTATCATAATACGAATCTTGCTACGTTCCATCTTAGCTTGCTGCTCTTTCACTACAAATGGATTTCAAAAGTTTTTCTGAGCTACGTGAGTTTATTCGCTGCTACAACTCAACATCTATTCTAGAGATTGGAGCAAATAAATGCTGGCAAAAGTGGGAAACGAAATATTCAGTTCCTTTAGATTGGGTGCTTAGTAATACTGAACGCAATTATGCTGTCCGACTCATGTTACTAGCTAGTGCAGGTAATCCTCATCGGCATCGGGATATTAGTGTTGAGACGTTTGACAGCTTAATTAATGCTTACCATAGTTGGGAACATCATACCATTTCAGATAAACGTATTCTTGATAAAGAAGCAGAAGCCCTATTAAGTTATATTCAAAAATGGGAAATTGATAATGAGAAAATAGTGCGTAATTGGTCGTTCAAATTGAGTAATATTTGAGATTTAGAAGTAATTCGCACTCATGTAACTGGTTTATTCTTACAAAGGCTAGTAGCTTTTCAATATGCAGGTTTTGGATACCCAGTTGCTCGCATCCATCGAACTATTAAATTTATTGAGTTACTGGAAAAACATTCCGATCAAAAATTTTTCGATGATTTTTTAAAGCGCACAAAACTAAGTCCAATAAATTACTTCAAACAAATTATAGGTTGCTTAATGGTGTTTGGCAATTTTTATAATAGAAAAGGATTTTGGGATTTTTCTGAATTTCTTGATATAGACGATGAAGTTCAAAAACACGGTATTAACCCAGAAAATATAAAAATATTTGTTAAGCAAAATAGTGAGCTTTTTTCCTCGGAAGCTGATAATTCCTTTCGGAATAGAATTAATCAAACACTTAATAGTGTTCCTGATTATTATCAACCTCTATTTTATAATTATTTTTTAGAAGTTCCTTTTATTAAATTGAATAATGAAAGATTCTGTTCGCCAGATCCCTTTTCTTTTTCTGAATCTTGTTGGAATCAGATTAGAGGTCTTGTTTTCGAGGATAGTACTAGGAAAAGGTTAGAAGGATTATTAAGTCGCTCATTCGAGGATTATCTTGAAAATACACTTCTTCCTTTTATTATTCCTAATTCTTTTAAAAGAATTCCTGAAGTCAAAAATTCTACCTCTAGCAAAGATAAGCGTGCTGATTTTCTCATTGAAACTTCAAGTTCATATATCGTATTAGAATGCAAAAGTAGTATTATGTCTGCCGATACAAGCGCCTATTTTCATGCTGATAAACTTGCTGATGTTTGGTGTCGAATTCATTCTGCATTCGAGCAAATTGGCAACACAGTAAAAGCTTTAAATCTTCACGACAAGCCAGTGATTCCTCTTATTTTGACTTTTTATGACAGTATTGCTGCATCTACAGTATTTGAGGAGATGGTAAAGCAAACTGACTATTGCTCTCGTATGGGGTTGAATATACCGCCAATTGTGCATTCTCTACATGAATTTGAACATTGGATTTCCGAGAGAAGTCTTAATAATTGGGCAGAATCAATTCTTTCAAAACAAAATGCTTCTTCTCCTATACAACGTGATAATGAAGGACATAATTATGGACACTTAAACAATATTTCAATTATTTAAAATTTATCTAAAATAACCCAGATGAGGTAATGTTTTATCAT from Nostoc sp. UHCC 0926 includes these protein-coding regions:
- a CDS encoding Na/Pi cotransporter family protein, translating into MLKTHDPTQILILLIGGSTLLLYGVKQVTDAMERALGSRLRLAMITLAKRPIAAFVSGMIVTMLTQSSTATASVMVGLVSAQLVPLATAVIMLQGAAVGSTLVVQLLAFHITDYAQEFLGLAAAFALLTRRKAVRDLGRGVFSFGLVLQGLAMIDASSAPIADSSITNDIMQVLSQSPLVLILLGVLLAAVFVSSIAVIGIVMVLAGAHALPLEAALAVTLGANIGTTLMPLLTALNRGSVVARRLGFIYVGTRLAGGVLALALLNPLAVLLTRLLPNPSTQVALAHLGFNLILAIVFVPLANSLADFATRLLPEPEAEKKLSVRYLDPNALTLPAVALGQAMREILRMADLATEMLQLSIQAFEDGVKDLPKQIGALDNQLDDLETAIKHYLIQLNDELLTEEQSQRELTLLYISTELEAIGDIIDRQLMRLARRKRRKQIAFSQQEWNDIVAYHGDVLALLQKTLTGLAAQDPTIAGEVLAQRQSLNQIKREIYLRHHQHLSSGDSVSLNASSIHLEMINAMSRILSHTCSIARVIQGEL
- a CDS encoding deoxyribodipyrimidine photo-lyase, 8-HDF type → MSDLILFWHRRDLRISDNTGLAAAKQQSPKVVGVFCLDPHILERDDVAPARVTYMIGCLQKLQERYAKVGSQLLILHANPVQAIPALAEALTAKAVFWNWDVEPYSQERDRTVINALKEKGIQFLNQNWDQILNSPDELRTGGNSPYTVYTPFWKNWISKPKAQPVETLQNVEGLTAAEQEIAKLAGALTLPSAKDLGFIWDGELIISPGEAAAQERLEEFTAKAITEYQEQRNFPAVDGTSQLSAALKFGVIGIRTVWQATIEAQENSRSEETAVNIRTWQQELAWREFYQHAMYNFPELADGAFRDTFKNFPWETNEEYFQAWCEGRTGYPIVDAAMRQLNESGWMHNRCRMIVASFLTKDLLINPQLGEKYFMQKLIDGDLSANNGGWQWSASSGMDPKPVRIFNPASQTQKFDPEGEYIRQWVSELRSVDPEYLVTGKIPPLERHAVGYPDPIVDHKIQQQQFKQRYQQQKTVSRGE